The genomic window TGCGATGCCCTCAGGGCCCGGATTGGCGAGGAGCTGGGCATCGACTTTGGCCAGACCAGCGCGGACGGCGAATACACGCTGCTGCCCATTACCTGCCTGGGTGACTGCGACCATGCGCCGGCGCTGATGATCGCTGACCGGCACCACCATGACCTGGACCCCGACAGCCTGGCTGCACTGCTGCAGCCCCCGGCGTCCGGCCAGGCGAAGGAGTAGGCCATGGAACGCCCGCTGACCCAGCACCTGAAACCGGACGGTTCGGCCCTGACCCTGGCGCAATACCGCGACCTGGGCGGCTACGAGGCCCTGCAAGCGGCCCTCGGTGGCATGAGTCCCGATGATGTCGTGACCCGGGTCAAGAACGCCAACCTGCGCGGACGGGGCGGGGCGGGGTTTCCCACCGGCGTGAAGTGGAGCCTGGTGCCGCGTGGCGAGGGCGCGCCCCATCCCAAATACATGGTTGCCAATGCCGACGAAATGGAGCCCGGCGCCTTCAAGGACAGGCTGTTGCTCGAACGCCATCCGCACCAGCTGCTCGAGGGCCTGATGCTGGCCGCCTATGCCATCGAGGCCGACGTGGCCTACGTCTTTCTGCGCGGTGAATATGTTGATGCCGCGAAGCGGCTGCGTGTTGCCATCAGGGAAGCCTATGCGGCGGGCCTGCTGGGCGAGCATATCCAGGGCAGCGATTACAGCCTGCAGCTGTACCTGCACATCAGCGCCGGGCGCTATATCTGCGGCGAGGAAACCGCGCTGATCAATGCGTTGGAGGGCAAGCGCGCGACGCCCAGGGCCAAGCCGCCCTTTCCGCAAATCAGCGGCGCCTGGGGCCAGCCCACGGTGGTCAATAACGTCGAGACGCTGTGCAATGTGCCGCACATCATCCGCCACGGCAGCGACTGGTACCAGGGGCTGGGCCTGGGCGAGGAAAGCGGCACCAAGCTGTTTGGCGTCAGTGGCCGGGTATGCCGGCCGGGCGCCTGGGAGCTGCCGATGGGCACACCGATACGGGACATCTTTGAAGGCTGTGCCGGTGGCATGCGCGAGGGCTATCAGCTGAAAGGCTTTCTGCCCGGCGGCGGATCCACCGACTTCCTGCTGCCGGAGCACCTGGACCTGCCGATGACCTACGAGAGTATCGGCAAGGCCGGCAGTCGCATGGGTACCGGCACCCTGATCGTGCTCGACGACCAAACCTGTCCGGTGGGCATGGTATTGAACCTCGAACGTTTTTTTGCCCAGGAATCCTGCGGCTGGTGCACGCCCTGCCGTGATGGCCTGCCCTGGACCCGCCAGTTGCTGGAGGCGATCGAGTCCGGCCAGGGGCGCGACGCGGATCTTGATACGCTGGCAGAGCACTGCCGTTTCATGGGGCCGGGCAAAACCTTCTGCGCGCTGGCACCGGGTGCCATGGAGCCGCTGCAAAGTGCGCTGAAGCACTTTCGCGGTGATTTCGAACGGCATATCGCAGAGCACAGCTGCCCCTATCGGAGCTCGTTGTAGGCGCGGCTCCTACGCATAGCCAGACCTTTGACTAAGCTTAGGAACACGCTCGACATCATCGAGGTCGTGATGAGCAAAATCCTGATCGACGACAAAGAATACGCAGTTAACCCGCAGCACAATCTGCTGCAGGTGATCTTGTCGCTGGGTCTGGATCTGCCCTATTTCTGCTGGCATCCGGCGCTGGGGTCGGTGGGCTCCTGTCGCCAGTGCGCGGTGACCCAGTATATGGACGACAACGACAGCCGTGGTCGCCTGGTCGTGGCCTGCATGACGCCCATCCAGGACGGCATGCGCATCGGCCTGCACGAGGCCCAGGCTAGCGCCTTTCGTGCCTCGGTCATCGAAACCCTGATGACCAACCACCCGCACGACTGCCCGGTGTGCGAAGAAGGCGGCGAGTGCCATCTGCAGGACATGACCGAAATGAGCGGCCATATCCTGCGTCGCTACCGGGGGCTGAAGCGTACCCACCGTAACCAGTACCTGGGCCCGTTCATCAACCACGAAATGAACCGCTGCATCGCCTGTTACCGTTGTGTACGGTTTTATCAGGACTATGCCGGTGGCCAGGATCTGAGTGCCCAGGCCGCGCACAACCATGTCTATTTCGGTCGTGAACAGGACGGTGTGCTGGACAGCCCGTTCAGCGGCAACCTGGTCGAAGTCTGCCCGACCGGCGTCTTTACCGACCGTACCTACAGCCGCCACTACAGCCGCAAATGGGATCTGCAGTGCGCGCCCTCCGTCTGTGCGCACTGTGCGGTGGGCTGCAATACCACACCGGCGCAGCGCTATGACCGCATCCTGCGCATCACTAACCGTTACCAGCATCAGCTCAATGGCTATTTTCTCTGTGACCGGGGCCGCTTTGGCTACGACTACAGCAATGCGCCTGAGCGACTGAGGCAGGGGTATCGGCGCAGCGCCACCGGTACGGAGGGTACCGATGCGGGCGTGCTGCTGGCCGGGCTGATCGAGCGGATCCGGGACCCCGCGCAGGCGGTATTCGCGATCGGCTCGCCGCGAGCGTCGCTGGAGAACAACTTTGCCCTCAGTACCCTGGTTGGGCCGGAGCATTTCTTCGCCGGTATCGCCGCGGGGGAATTGCAGTGTCTGCGGCGCTATCTGCGTATCGCCGCCCGCCGCGATACCGGCTTTGCAACCCTGCGGGATATCGAGCAGGCCGATGCGGCCCTGATTATCGGCGAGGACATTGCCGCGACCGCGCCGCGCGTGGCCCTGTCGCTGCGCCAGCTGGTGCGTAACCGCAGCCTCGCCCGGGCTCGAGAACAGAAAATCGCCCCCTGGCAGGATGCCGCGGTACGCAACCTGGGCCATGGACAACGCAGCCCGTTGTGGCAACTGGTGCCCGGTGGCACGGCGCTGGACGATATTACCGAGCGGCTGTTCTGCGTACCGGTGGACGACATTGCCCGTCTGACCCGGGCCCTGGCGCGCCATCTGGCCGGCGACGCGACCGAGGCGATTACCGATCCGCAGCAGCGGGCCTGGGTCGAGGATGCCGCCGCGATGCTGTGCCAGGCCCGCCAGCCGCTGTTGCTGGCAGGCTGCGGGATCGCGGCGCCGGACCCGCTCGATGCCCTGGCCGAACTCGAGCAGGCGCTGCGTGACCGTGGGCACGAGCCGCTGCTCTATGTGGGCGCCATGGAAAGCAACAGCGTGGGGCTGGCGGCACTGGCACAGCAGGGATTCGATGAGCTCAGGGTGGCGATGGAGCAGGCGCGGGCGCAGGGCAAAGCCCGCAGCCTGGTGATCCTGGAAAACGATCTGCAGCGCCGCCTTGCCCCTGAAGCCCTGGCGCGGTTGCGCCGCCTCGCCGACCACTGGCTGGTGCTGGATAGTCTCGATACCGACACGGTGCAGCGGGCGGACGCCCTGGTGCCGGTGCCGACGCAGTTTGAACAGCAGGGCACCCTGGTCAATGCCTCAGGCATGGCCCAGCGGTTCCAGGCGGTGCAGAGCACCGAGTGTGCACCGCCCTGGCAGCAGCTGGCCCGGGCTGTGATACGGCAGCTGAATGGGGCAGAGCAAAGCCCGGATGCCCGCTGGGCCCTGCTGGCGCGCTGGCACAGCAGTGATGCGGTGCGGCACAGTCTGGCGGCTGCCGTGCCCATATTCGCTGATATTGAGCGCGCCGGCCCCGCGGCGGATATGCCTGCGCGGGGGGGGCGGCTCCAGCGCCAGAGTGCCCGTTACAGCGGCCGTACCGCGATGCATGCACACCAGCAGGTGCGCGAATTTCCACCGCCCGCGGATGCGGATTCACCCTACAGCTTCTCGATGGAGGGCGTCCCGGGCCCAGGGGCCGCGCGGGCGAGCGTCTGGGCACCCGGCTGGAATTCCGGCCAGGCCCTGAACCGCTTTCAGCAGGAAGTCGGCGCGGACTGGCGGGATGCGCCGGCGCTGGTACGGCTGGATTTCAGGGCGCTTGATCAACCGCAATTCGTTCCCGCACCCGTCATGGCCGGTACGCCGCAATGGCAGCTGATACCCCGTTATGAGGTGTTTGCCGCCGAGGAACTCAGCGGCTATGCACCCGCCGTGGCGGAGCGGGCCGGACCTGCGGTACTGGGTATCGATAGCCAGAGTGCCCGCCGGCTGAACGTCACCAGCTGGGATAGCCTGGAGCTGCACTATGGTGGCTGCAGCCAGACGCTCTATGTGCAGGTGGAGAAAAGCCTGCCGGCCGACAGTCTTGCCATACCGCAACGCCCCGGATTCTGGCGGGCCGGCACCGATCAGTCACCGGCGTTAAGCCTGCGCCCGGCAGCGCAGCCGTTGCCGCCACCGGTGCGGCTGATCGCCAGCGACCGGGAAGGTGATCGCGGAGGTGATCATGGCTGAACTGGGCGTAA from Marinobacterium aestuarii includes these protein-coding regions:
- the nuoF gene encoding NADH-quinone oxidoreductase subunit NuoF; amino-acid sequence: MERPLTQHLKPDGSALTLAQYRDLGGYEALQAALGGMSPDDVVTRVKNANLRGRGGAGFPTGVKWSLVPRGEGAPHPKYMVANADEMEPGAFKDRLLLERHPHQLLEGLMLAAYAIEADVAYVFLRGEYVDAAKRLRVAIREAYAAGLLGEHIQGSDYSLQLYLHISAGRYICGEETALINALEGKRATPRAKPPFPQISGAWGQPTVVNNVETLCNVPHIIRHGSDWYQGLGLGEESGTKLFGVSGRVCRPGAWELPMGTPIRDIFEGCAGGMREGYQLKGFLPGGGSTDFLLPEHLDLPMTYESIGKAGSRMGTGTLIVLDDQTCPVGMVLNLERFFAQESCGWCTPCRDGLPWTRQLLEAIESGQGRDADLDTLAEHCRFMGPGKTFCALAPGAMEPLQSALKHFRGDFERHIAEHSCPYRSSL
- the nuoG gene encoding NADH-quinone oxidoreductase subunit NuoG produces the protein MSKILIDDKEYAVNPQHNLLQVILSLGLDLPYFCWHPALGSVGSCRQCAVTQYMDDNDSRGRLVVACMTPIQDGMRIGLHEAQASAFRASVIETLMTNHPHDCPVCEEGGECHLQDMTEMSGHILRRYRGLKRTHRNQYLGPFINHEMNRCIACYRCVRFYQDYAGGQDLSAQAAHNHVYFGREQDGVLDSPFSGNLVEVCPTGVFTDRTYSRHYSRKWDLQCAPSVCAHCAVGCNTTPAQRYDRILRITNRYQHQLNGYFLCDRGRFGYDYSNAPERLRQGYRRSATGTEGTDAGVLLAGLIERIRDPAQAVFAIGSPRASLENNFALSTLVGPEHFFAGIAAGELQCLRRYLRIAARRDTGFATLRDIEQADAALIIGEDIAATAPRVALSLRQLVRNRSLARAREQKIAPWQDAAVRNLGHGQRSPLWQLVPGGTALDDITERLFCVPVDDIARLTRALARHLAGDATEAITDPQQRAWVEDAAAMLCQARQPLLLAGCGIAAPDPLDALAELEQALRDRGHEPLLYVGAMESNSVGLAALAQQGFDELRVAMEQARAQGKARSLVILENDLQRRLAPEALARLRRLADHWLVLDSLDTDTVQRADALVPVPTQFEQQGTLVNASGMAQRFQAVQSTECAPPWQQLARAVIRQLNGAEQSPDARWALLARWHSSDAVRHSLAAAVPIFADIERAGPAADMPARGGRLQRQSARYSGRTAMHAHQQVREFPPPADADSPYSFSMEGVPGPGAARASVWAPGWNSGQALNRFQQEVGADWRDAPALVRLDFRALDQPQFVPAPVMAGTPQWQLIPRYEVFAAEELSGYAPAVAERAGPAVLGIDSQSARRLNVTSWDSLELHYGGCSQTLYVQVEKSLPADSLAIPQRPGFWRAGTDQSPALSLRPAAQPLPPPVRLIASDREGDRGGDHG